The sequence acaggatggcgtctcgccgagttggcgaaagcatcgcagtcatggtggctgagtctaggcaaagccccaagtagactgtctgccggctggggagcggggagctcttctcccagttgatggcaaaaccaaGGAAGgcgagatggtttatcaccaacatggtgtcccttctcgcggtctcttctgagttgctcaaaataagcaggtcgtctaggtagaagagaatcctctttccctgacgcctgagcagttccaacgccgtctccacacacttcgagaaggtgcgcggagccagggaatagccgaacggcagacactggaactcgtacgccatccccataaaggcaaagcggagaaacttcctgtgcgcctgccgaacagggacgtggaagtaagcatccttgagatccagggatgtgaaccaatcgccctctctcacactccggaacaacgctccgacagtgagcattctgaacttcctcgtggcagcAAATCTGTTGACCACgcaaagatccagaataggtctcttttcccctgacttcttggaaaccaggaagtagcggggaataaaaccctagatgagactcgtgggggggaacgacagtgatggccccctttaccaagagacgtgccacctctgctgccagagccctgcccgcagccgggtcccgtagcgtggtctccacggtccgtggcgctgctctacccgtctgcggcggctgcggctgctgctgcggcaccggggctggagtcggaggcggccccctggaacgctgggacctgcctggaccccgcctcctcccagcctgctgGTGGGGGCCGTAGGCCTCCATGTCAGCCGagaaggagaccatggcagaggagagcagggcgatgttgttgaccgccgccgcggacaatctgcttctggaggcggtcggggggcagcggcttttcgttagggcgccatccggcgcccggacagagaagcgctgccagtggaggctccaggcgagggatccccctcgcttaccggagccttcagggtagaagggtccccacctgcagcagtaaacaagtgctgcacaggcgggaacaaggggcactgggtaacccgccgggaagcagatggggtgcgaaagcactcgccctgcatatcgtcagatacgggggcgagaggcggggccggcatgggaaaccctttgatggccgccgcctcacccatgatctccccgcgacggtggcggttgtaacccgagagcgggaaaaaccggacgccgagtcgccgtccatggaggcgtcgtcgtcggcgtcgatgatgccatcgtcgtcAGGTCccccgcggcctcgcccgagccgctgccaccggcttgggagatccgtgttgaagtcttcATCTtattcttaatagtagttctcaatttctcgctgataagcacaagtgctgaaagaaaagggaggatgagcgacggtatacaccgcgttatatagacacgataccgtggggaaatgtgggcggtgcccacgctgataggtgcatagtttgaatttatGGGACCTtatgggacaagcccataaggcgaagcctagacggcgtagcctacatgaaatagaaccggAACTAGCCAACaagtgcccattctcctcatcaggcgcgtcgttagcaattgaaaacatccggggctttagcccggggggggagcaccgtcctgactcctgcgtgctacagtatcttaattaattaaataattaattaattaattaatgtatcgattaattaattaagggcgcccccaacacataggtcgcctatgccgagtgccagggcaaaaataagacattagaatagcctatatagcctgcgtgcacctacccgatgtcaagaagccatcgctgctccgacggacctttctcccccagccaggcaacggcaagtaagtagtggtctgcttttatgtttcatttttaagttattgcTTATtttcagtgtaggtttaatgttacagataaaaacatgctttatatttagtcagaatttcagagttctaatgttttcccggaatatgcattcctaaactgttcacgtcaagttctctttaagatcgcatgagatgatatgtgctatcgcgcgacctgtaaccaggaagtaaacactcgcttgcatgaaatgatatgcgctatcgcgcgacgtgtaaccaggatgtagatttaaataatgaaaaaataatatgttactttctgttacttgcttatgctgtatgcaagttgtttaagaagcttatctccatataaatctgagctgtacatgaatctgttaatgaagtctcatttcgactccttcctccacttcactattcatgttctgttgcttgcagttaactacagccgcccttcctgggtaacgccaccaccaatccctggtcatccattgaagccatctctctcactctgcacagtcacactgttgccgcttcattctcattgtctcataatctcattattatggctgctgtggatgctttaaaaaataaaaaaaattatcttaggtaaaatcaaaccagtgggatgctagattgaaaacctccaaagcaatgtattaaaaatcgaaagacagtcctacgtgaagtttcttttttggggattttcaaaatgaggtaccagaatggattgtcaacccactgtttctcaaccctctccgattattactatgagtagtagtattgcatgcatacagtactcacatcagcgcctatagaggctgcaaccatttgcttctcaaaagattgtagtgttttagaatgaacaaccagaGGGACAAGACAAcactaattttgattgacaagttggctagatttatatatgtatttatattatttttttatttataagaatgaaagaaattgtgtaatgaaagaataaaacaatgattgatgcatttttgtttgaataacatcttgctcccgcggccagtgccagcgccggcattgcaaggggagggatattacgtacatttgcaggaggcgggataagtgcggccgctgtcactcagatttgttttggtttgacgcagacagcatggaggcagaacagaccgcagaagtcaacgcgatcgtcttcaatgttgctgcaacgatgcagcatatattcagaagagcagccagtacttacgtgtatgaaagcagctatatatatatatatatatatatatatatatatatatatatatatatatatatatatatatacacactttcttttcttttttttacggcagagatccggggctgatcccaaaagatccggggctatagccccgaatgcccaggtctaacgacgcgcctgctcctcatattagacattctctgaccCTACTcaaattagtgccaaaagtcacgtgacaaacaaatgtcctgtgattcacactacacaacagcaggtggcgctgttgatctttttttctccccaaaatctttatttgatgccggccaaccgtgtgtggattctatggaaagccaagaaggccactaatgcccctttcacaccgccacCAAATCGgagccggttccgggccagttcggagctagggccagtgttttggtttcacaccgccaaagaaccggctccggcccctaaaaaccggttcaactccagccccacttttgagctgggctagaactagaaccgcttttacgccgggggcagaggGCGGAGGatgttatccgtaccttcataaacaggaagaccaacgaagaccggcattttttaaaacaccgaagtaaacaatggacgtgaatccgtgtatggttcgttctttgaatattccgatttaaaacagtccttttttgttttttctgatttcgttttaaatcggaatattcaaagaacgaaccatacacggattgaatcgaagacgaaattgttgttgttgtgtttgaaactggcacGAGGGTTCTTCttctaatggtacggccacaccaaccgcgttacgccccgtgcccactacctccgtccgttgactgatctccattgactttgaatggggacggacgcgcaatgcattgtggatccgtccgttccgttggagccttcggcgccgtcagaaagttgaaaatttttcaactttttcggcagcgacggatccgtcatccaatcagatcgcgtatgcaaatgtaagccctgtgacgcgactcgggctctgacgatactggaaagcgggaaagcgggtcatcttgcatcgcaacaagcagggaGAAgcggaagaacccggcgaagcgatttgattggctgacggatgcctctgcaaagactactcccccatcggtcagcaacgccttcccacgtccgttgactgacggaggtagtgggcacggggcgttactcgcgttggataacgcgagtaacgcgcctaacctgacgcttgatcattgtgtggtggttcaacgcgtcaacgcgccaacgcagctagatgagtccatgtccatgcaagtgaacggagcgttcccccTTCGTCATAACtacaaacatccttcacattcaccgagcgaacattatgaaagtaaaatgcacatttctcgctaaaaatgtttccataaacgcatttaatggcgtaactatgttactatttccacccagaataaagaaagatgtcggcagtatgcttctgtccaagctcactattctctgccagtgacgtctgggaaagcggagacgtttgcagtgacgtcatgacgttgctcacgccggctccatggctggctctggccggtgtgaaaccaactggttcttaactgggataaggctggaacctgtttggaactggccctagcaccagcccggaactggctcttggttctttttggtgtgaaagcagcaTAACTGGCCCTGGagtggcgcggtaaaagtgctaaaccgcacggaaaccgtacggaatccgtgcggtttggcaggaacagcgccacctactgttgtgtagtgtgaatcacaggacatttgtttgtcacgtgacttttggcactaattttccgccttgctgatccacgCGCAAATGCCTTCAGATCCACACGCAACTTTCagtgttccgtacttgtagaattgttttgtgcacttgaaggatttttttttgtacttttgcgaaagattttagtttgttcttaaaagattttagtttgtacttggaggatatttttttgtaattgaagaaatacgtttctttgtatgtgtaaaacataatgtatttgtttctgaagcaaaatgcattggtttgtgaatgatgttttgtatttgcaaaccacactgcgtgtgtgtgaatcgttgtgcgtgagtaaaacacgttttgtgtgtgtgtgaatcgttgtgcgtgagtaaaacacgttttgcgtgtgtgtggggttttggcatgattctaactccataatATTGACAGTGTACgctttcgtgaacactggattacgtccatttcaacgtaaaataaCGTGTTACACCTACATTATCcgccaacccggtatcacgccaaggcgtaaaatagatacgtTTGTCCACATCGCAAGACGTGTTCAGGGTCAGGCTTTGCTCGAGCAAAGCGTCACCATGAACacgctttcttctccattcgaaatgaatgggggaatagcaccaacagggggcgatacgttctcctagcatttggtgaaattgttacgtagcctatattaatcgttattatctgaatgggaaatgcaatattttaggacagatacaccattaaacgtgtttctaatgacatttctagggagaaatgtacattttccttgcataatcttcagtcagtgaatgtgtatgatctttatgtGTAtgattcgacactgtagaccatacattacttctggaaaggttagaaaactgggtggggctttcaggcactgtcttaaattggttcaggtcctacctacaaaataggaactactttgtttccattggcgacttttaatcagaatcaaccaacgtgacatgtggagtcccacaaggttcgatcttaggaccctctttattcaacatctacatgctcccactagggcaaatcatgcataataacaatattgaccatcattgctatgctgatgacacgcaaatctatgtatcgctatcaccaaatgactatcggcccataaatctgctgtgccagtgcattgagcaagtgaaggaatggatgtgccgaaatttccttcaactaaatgaggacaaaacagagataattgtatttggttctaaaatggaaaggcttaaagtaacccaacaccttcactctctgtccctgaaaacctcaatcaaagccagaaatctaggggttatcatggtttcagatttacattttgacagtcacatcaaatcagttacaaaatcggcatattatcaccttaaaaatgtagcaagatttagagggctcatgtccaccgaagacttacaaaaacttgtacatgcctttatcactagtaagcttgattactgcaatggtctcctcacaggtctcccaaaacaaactctgaggaagcttcagcttgttcagaatgctgctgctagagttctaacaaagaccaaaaaattagatcatattacaccaattctgaaatcgttacattggcttcctgtaggtcagagaattgattttaaaatcatgttgctaacctataaatccctacatggtttaggcccaaaatatttaactgatatgcttccactacatcagccttctagaccactaagatcctctgagaccaatctgttaattatccccagagtaaacacaaaacatgggaaagcaggatttagttactatgcaacaaatagctggaataaactcccagaggatttaagacttgccccaactctgagcacctttaaaacaagactgaagacttttatgtttgctatagccttctgctaaaatcttaaatacattgcactttctaaaaagctttttaactttgcctctattttctattttaatactacctttattttactaaaatgcctttttaactttttacttactaaaaagcctttttaactttcaattaaattttctcttaaatacattgcactttctattttactcatttcttgcatatgttttcttttacttatctattattttattttattgtatgacaatgtttatatatgaagcactttgagtctgcattgtgtatgaaaagtgctatataaataaagttgccttgccttgcctttattaatctttattatctgaatgggaaatgcaatattttaggaccgattcaccgttaaacgtgtttctaataacatttctagcgagaaatatactttttacttgcataatcttcagtcagtgattgtgtctgatctttagttttatagttattaggaagatttcaTCGGcacgctcgcatgtttcaacgacgtcaggttgctagggtcGCTGCTTTGGCTAAGCTAGCAGCTCActtgtttcctgcgtttgtgttattaaaccgttactttatgtaaatttaatgatatcatcttgttagaaacacgtatatctgagagccaacccagtcgccaaaagcaaaCGTTGACACtatacgttttcgtgaacactggattacgacGTCGCATTTCAatataaaatagcgtgttacacacacacacacacacacacacacacacacacacacacacacacacacacacacacacacacacacacacacacacacacacacacacacacacacacacacacacacacacacacacacacacacacacacacaatgcatttcgctgctaaaacaagaacaaaaaaatattccctcaaaatTATTATaactttcaaaacattggccaaaatggaatgtcttttttatttgggatgcttctaggacattttggctggattttgaacggtatgtgggcaggacgctctttgcaggacctggccaccctgcgctgttgcccgaggtgctgaaatcctccggaacagatctggatccaccatggccaaaagacttgtatgccaatccccccccccccccccccccgtgaaacttatttttgattatggatacattttacatttatacataccgatatccatttgtgtgtgtgcattgaaatgtatttgtgagaagggagtaatttatatataaatcacaaaatacagttgtgaatccttctctgcgCATTCCTTAttgatgagactgttctgaccccatatttTTCTAGTTTCAGTTGTGTTTTCCTCGTCCAGCGGTGGTTTCTTGGAAACCATGTGTTTTAACTATTATCTCGAGGCCCCTCCTACCCACTGCCTGCTCTTAAAGGAGCTTTCCTGTCACATTCACATTCTGTCTTTTAGAGACGCTTGTACCGGATCAACTTTCAAAGCATCAACATAAACAAAGCAACAAAATGTGAGGACTGCCCTCGAAGTGAATATATGATTGAAAACATCTATAGCAATGATACccgcctaaccctaactctgatGTTGATTCTCAGGGGTTCCAAGAACAGCAGCTGCCCTCCAACTGTAGTTTCATCAACTTCATCAAGAGGACCCGACCTAAAGTGAGTAGTGGTTGAAATAAGTCCAACAGCTGTCTGAGTCTCTTGTGGAGGAGCACTGGGTCTTCTCCAGTCCTGGACACTGGTTGATCACAAATATTTACTAATTGGGGTTTGAGTCCAATTTAATATTCAAAAATTGCAGGTTGTATTAGTAAGCTTAGAAGCAAGGAATTGAGGACACTGTCAATGTAGTCCAATGGATGGATATGTGAAACCATTTAACGGAATGAATAGCAGAATGTCTTGATGAAAACATTTCTATTTTCTTctcatttgtatatatatttatttatgcaaattTACATCCGCATGTGTTCacctatacatttatttttgcaaattaaatgtataccCTTATTCCCTGTACTAATAttgtaaaaaggaaaaagacaccaacacaaccacaatGGTTGTGTTGTGACATTTAtttctaaaataaatacaaccaATGTCATATCTTAGTAAATAACCAATAGTAAAACAGAGCGGAACATGACTGTGTTTCCCTTTCTGTGTAGTTGAGTGTTTCTCCCTGACCTCCCaggcaaaataataataacttaataataacttaatttttctgaatattttgaataatatgaataattctTATTCTTATAGGAATGCCAAGGAATCCGAAGTGGTAGAAGATATTAAAAAGGCCATTGAAAACAACAACTTTTCGTTGGCTGCATCAATATCACAAAAGTATTTGGAAGACACAAATAATATTCAACTGAACATTGCTGTCACAGGACAGAGTGGAGTTGGAAAGTCCACATTTATTAATGCCTTCAGGGGGATAGACAACACAGATGAGCGAGCGGCGCCTACTGGTGAGGTGGAAACGACCATGAAGCCTAAGGCTTACCCACATCCAACATACCCAAATGTTGCATTATGGGATCTCCCGGGAATCGGAACCCCCAGATACCCAGCTGATCAGTACATGAAGCTCGTTGGGATTGAAAAGTTTGATTTTTTTATCCTCGTATCAGATATTCGCTTCAATGAGAATGATGCCAAGCTGGCTAAAGAGATCAAGAAAATGGGCAAGAAGTTCTACTTTGTCCGCTCTAAGATTGACAACAGTCTACGTGCTGCGCCAAGGAGGCAGGGGTACGATGAAGAAAAGACACTTCAGGAAATCAGGGAATACTGCATTCAAGGTTGGCTTTTCTGAGTTATTATAGTGACTGTGAATGTGAATTATTTCCACATTTTTCAAAGGAGCGCTTCTCAATGTTTCAGTTaatctatatatttatgtttcttGAATTAGATAAATTATATGTATATGACCACGCAATGCTGAGTCTCAGTACAGTCGATACATTGAAGTTTAAACATGTATTCCCACACAAATGTATGACCACATTAAGTTCAACATCTATTCCTTTTCCTACAGGACTTAAAGAACAAGGTGTGGCGTCTCCTCAGGTCTTCCTGGTGTCTAGCTTTGATCTCCATTTGTACGAGTTCCGCGCCCTCCAGGACACCATGGAGAGGGAACTTCCTTCACACAAGAGAGATGTCCTGATATTAGCCCTTCCCAACATCTGTAAAAGCACAATTTACAAGAAGAAAGAGGTATTCCGTTCACAAATATGGCACTATGCTTTACTGTCTGCAACTGTCGAAGCTGTACCTATCCCAGCCATTTCCATTGTGGTTGATGTAGGCATTCTGGTCAAGGTTCTTCAAGACTATTTGTTTGGGTTTTGTCTTGATAAAAGGTCGTTGGAG is a genomic window of Gadus morhua chromosome 8, gadMor3.0, whole genome shotgun sequence containing:
- the LOC115549186 gene encoding interferon-inducible GTPase 5-like, which encodes MGSKNSSCPPTVVSSTSSRGPDLKNAKESEVVEDIKKAIENNNFSLAASISQKYLEDTNNIQLNIAVTGQSGVGKSTFINAFRGIDNTDERAAPTGEVETTMKPKAYPHPTYPNVALWDLPGIGTPRYPADQYMKLVGIEKFDFFILVSDIRFNENDAKLAKEIKKMGKKFYFVRSKIDNSLRAAPRRQGYDEEKTLQEIREYCIQGLKEQGVASPQVFLVSSFDLHLYEFRALQDTMERELPSHKRDVLILALPNICKSTIYKKKEVFRSQIWHYALLSATVEAVPIPAISIVVDVGILVKVLQDYLFGFCLDKRSLEKCSSSTNTPLDELRAMLNCICCGKDVTKELVLLMLKSATVLLIGLAAEEGSRWIPFIGIPIAAALSFTTIYKFLRSNLNELSVDAENILTKVLAIK